The following is a genomic window from Synechococcus sp. UW69.
GCCCGTGCCACACGTCTCGCCCAACAGATGGCATCGCGACGGGTCTCGCTCACGGCCATGTCCGGTCAAGCGAATGACGGCGAGCTCAAGGAACTCAACCTGATTCTCAAGGCAGATGTTCAGGGCTCTGTGGAAGCCATCCTCGGATCGCTCGAACAGCTGCCCAAAGATGAGGTTCAGGTGCGTGTGCTCCTGTCTGCACCCGGTGAGATCACAGAAACAGACGTGGATCTGGCCGCCGCATCCGGCGCTGTGATCGTGGGCTTCAACACCTCCATGGCCTCCGGAGCCAAGAAGGCCGCAGATGCCACCGGGGTGGACGTCCGCGATTACGACGTGATCTACAAGCTTCTGGAGGACATCCAGATGGCAATGGAAGGTCTACTGGAGCCGGAGCTGGTGGAAGAAGCCCTGGGCGAAGCCGAGGTGCGCGCTGTGTTCACCATCGGCAAAAGTGCCGTTGCCGGTTGTTATGTCAACACTGGCAAGCTGCATCGCAACTGCCGGGTGCGGGTACATCGCGGGAAACAGGTGGTCTACGAGGGCGACCTCGACTCCCTGCGTCGCAACAAGGACGACGTCAAGGAAGTGGCCACAGGCTTCGAATGCGGTGTCGGCACCGATCGGTTCGCCAATTGGGAAGAAGGCGATCGCATTGAAGCCTTCAAGATGGTCACCCAACGTCGCAAACTCACCACCTGACCCCGCAAGCGATCGTGCAGCCCCGCAGCGAGCCACTGCTCTGGCTTCAGTGCCTGGCTCTTGGAGCCATCCCACTGGAACTGCTGGTGATCCGCCTGGTTCTAGCCGGCGCGGATCCGGGACCTGTGCCTGGTGTGGAGCGATTTCTGATCTGGGGCGTCGGGGTGCTGGCTCCGACTGTGGCGTTATGGCGGCGCCCCGCCGACTGGGGATCACTGCTGCTGGTGCGTCAGCCGCTGGCCAGCCGCAGCAGCGATCAACTCCGCATCAGTGCATCGCAAAGCGGTCTCAGCAGCCGCATTGCTGTAGTAGTGGCGGCGGTCATCCTGCTGCCCACCCTCTGGTGGCTCGATGATTCAGCAGTGCTGGTGAATGAATTTTCTCCGGTTTCGGGCCAGTCCCGCCTCGTCAGCCTGTTGCTTGTCAGTCCGCTGCTGGCGCTGATCGTCTGGCAGTTGCAGCAGTTGGTTCAAGCCGCAGCGGTCTTGGTTGGTTCGGCAACAACAATTGCGGCTGCTGATTCAACCTTCCGGGCTGAAGCTGTTGCAACGCAACGCACCAGCCTTGGCCTGCAGCTGCTCAACCTCCCCGCCCTGGACTGGCCGGAGGCTCAGGTAGACCCAAGCACTGAAGGCATTGTTGAGGAGGCGGACGTCGACGCGCCAGCCGTTGCTGAAGACAGCCAAGACCAGGACAAAGGCGAAACCGATCCGTCCAACAACGAGATTCCCGACAAAACCATCGACACGGACCCCGCGGAGCCGGAGACGAATGACGGCGCTGAAAACAAGAGCACCGAACAAGAGAGCACAGACATCAACCGGGGGATTCATCAGGACTCTGTTGAAACCGAAGCCAACGACACGGATCAAGCCGTTGAGGTGGCGGACGTCGACGCATCAGCCAGTGATGGCGTCGACCGAGACATCGACGCATCTGAAACGGAAATCGATCAACCAAACAACGAGATTCCCGACGAAGCCATCGACGCGGAACCCGCGGAGCCGGAGACGGATGACGGCGCTGAAAATGAGACCACCGTTCAAGACAGCACAGACATCAACCGGGGGATGCCTGAGGACTCTGATGAGCTTGAGGCTGAAGAGCTGAAGCTCGACAACGACGACATGAACGACAGCAGCAACTCCGCCCTGGATATCGACAGTGCTGAAGAAGAGGCTGCTGAAGACGACGTTGAGAGTGAAGCCGGTTCAGAAGAGAACGCCAACCCATCGGCTTCGCCTGAATCAGTCACCACTGCTGCCGCTCCTGTCCCGGTCGAACCAGAGCAGCCCGGTGAAGAGGAGGAGGGCACCGCCTTGGATCCCGAAATCAGCCAATTCGACACTGTCGCCAGCGGAAGCACGGAAGGCCATCGTGAACAGGCCGAGCCCAGCGGAGGCAAAGAGAGCGAACCAGAGCAGTCGTCGGAGCCCCCGCCAGGGAGTCTGTGACTCTTTGAGCAATCGCTCCCGCAAAGCGGGATCCAGGCTGGATTTTGAGCGCTGATTGTCGGACAAACGTCCCCGTGGGAATCAGAGCAAATGTTAAATTGCTGATGACGCCGATGTAGCTCAGCCGGTAGAGCAACGCTTTCGTAAAGCGTGGGTCGCCTGTTCAAGTCAGGTCATCGGCTTCACTTCATGTTCACAGTGGTTTAAGCACTGGTTGACGTCGATTCTTTATTGGCTCTCTAATAATTTGAGCCCATGAAATGGTCACAACACAACAGAATGCGTAGCCTCACGAACTAATTAGTAATTACAAAGTGAAGTAAGGGTTGCAATAACAAGCTGATTACAAGCACCGTTGCCACCAATGGGATCAACCAGCGAATACGACGGGACGAGACGCGCACGTCCGGCTTCCTAGAACTCCACGCAAGATGGCAACGTCAATACTTGAAAACCAGCGCTGTGCACGTTCTGTGATGCTTCCCTCAAGAGGCGTGGTCTTCGAAACAGGCAGCTACGGGGACCCGGCCGCTACCAACCAACGCGACTACTGGCGGGTGGCGTTCCAACTCGTGAAACGGGCGAAATTCGATCTGGGGATGCTGGTGCTGATGAGTGCTGTGCTGATCCCGCTCGACATTCACCTCAAAGATTGGTTGCTGAGCACGAAGGCCGTGGCTGTTCTCGGCATCGCCATGTCGATCTTCATCGGTTTCCGCAACACCCAAGCCATCAGCCGTTGGTGGGAGGCGCGAACACTGTGGGGATCCGTTGTGAACAAAAGCCGCTGTTGGGCCGACGGCCTACGCGGATTGCTAAGTAAGCAGCAATGGCAAAGTGCACGAACACAGCACTTGGTGCAGCTTCAGGTCGCCATTGCCTGGCAACTGAACTTTGAATTGCGCAACTTCTGGCACCCTGATCTCCAGTTGATGCGCCAACAGCTGCTGCATCAGCTCGCTCTCCCCGTCAACAGCACAGTTCGGAGCCTGTCGGCTCAACGGGCGATGGCCATTCAGCAGCTGGCTGAGGAGCAGTGGATTAGCGAGCGGGGTCGCATTCATTTGCTGGAGATCAGTGATGCCATGACCGATGCCGTTGGTGGTCTCGAACGGATCCGCAACACCCCGATTCCACCGCCTTACGACCTCTTCGTTCGTGTGATCAATTGGGTGTTCGGAACGCAGCTGCTGCTCTCATTCGAAAGCCAAGGTTCACCGATTACCGGAATCCTGCTCTTTTTCGGCTTCTTGATTGCTGAGCGGATTGGCGCCTACGTGGAAGGGCCTTTTGATCAAGATGGCAGCAGCTTTTCGATGCCGCTGAATACGATCTGTGTGGGAATCAGTGAAGACTTGATGCCTAGTGAACTCGACTACGGCAGGTATCGTCCCAGCCGGAATCCTGTGTTTTGGAACTGATGCAGGCCCCCAACCCGATGCGTATCGGATCAGCCCTGAGTGGGTTGCTGCTGGTGCTGTTTCTGGTCGTGCATCTGGCCGGTTTGTTGCCAGCGCTGATCGCACCGGTGCAGTTCAAGAACTACGCCACGGCCCTGCATCACCAGCCATGGCTGCCGGTGTTGGAGGCCGGCCTGGCCGCCACCGCAGCCGTGCATCTGAGCTTCACCATCGTCAAAACGCTGCGAAATCGAGGTGCTGGAAATACAGCTGCGCTGCGCAGCCGTCGTGGTCGACCGCTCGCGGCTCTCGCCAGCCGCAGCAAAGTCGCTGCAGGAATCATCACGCTGGGATTCCTAACCCTGCACCTGCAGCAATTGCGTTGGCCCCGTCCTGCAGACGGATTGGAGAGAGAGGCATTGCTGCAGGTGCTGCAGCAACCGATCAGCCTGATTGTTTATGCCGCCGGAAGCCTGGCCATCGGGCTGCACCTTCTGCACGGTGCTGAGGCAGCACATCGCAACCTGGGGCTGCTGACCCCGGTTAATGGCCCCAGCATCCGCTGGGGGGGGCGCCTGCTGGCGTCTGTCATCGGAGGAGGCTTCCTGCTGATCAGCCTGGGACTGGCCCTCGGAGGATTGGCATGAGCAGTGGTTGGCCTGACCCCAGGATTCCCTCCGGTCCCCTCGCCGATGCCTGGCGAAGGACCCGGGAGGGACTGCCGCTGATCAGCCCCTTACGCAAAGGGCAGCTGGATGTACTCGTGGTGGGGACCGGCCTGGCAGGCGCTTCAGCGGCGGCAACCCTGGCGCAGCAGGGCTACCGGGTCACGGTGCTCAGCTTTCACGACAGCCCGCGACGTGCCCATTCGGTGGCGGCCCAGGGGGGCATCAATGCCGCACGTTCTGTAGCGGTGGATGGCGACAGCGTCAGCCGCCTGTTCGCTGACACCCTCAAGGGAGGCGACTTCCGCGCCCGCGAATCAGGCTGCCAGCGACTGGCGGAAATCAGCAGCGGCATCATCGATCAATGCGTCGCCCAGGGGGTGCCGTTCGCTCGCGAATACGGCGGCAGCCTGGCCACCCGCAGTTTTGGCGGAGCGCTGGTGAGCCGCACCTTCTATGCCCGGGGGCAGACCGGCCAGCAATTGCTCTATGGCGCCTACCAGGCCTTGATGCGCCAGGTGGAGCTGGGCCGCGTTCAACTGCTCACCCGCCGGGACGTGCTGGAGCTGATCACCGTGGATGGGGTCGCACGCGGTGTGGTGGCGCGCCATCTGCTGAGCGGTGAGCTGGAGGTGCACACCGCCCGCACTGTCCTGCTCTGCACCGGTGGCTACAGCAACGTCTACTTCCTCTCCACCAATGCGCTCAAGTCCAACACCAGTGCGATCTGGCGAGCCCACTGCAAAGGGGCCCTCTTCGCCAATCCCTGCTTCACCCAGATTCATCCCACCTGCATTCCTAGTGGCGATGTCTTCCAGAGCAAGCTGACACTGATGAGCGAAAGCCTGCGCAACGACGGGCGGGTCTGGCTGCCCAAAAACCCGGACGAGACACGATCTCCCGATGCGATTCCTGAAGAGGAGCGCGACTACTTCTTGGAGAGGCTTTATCCCACCTACGGCAACATGACGCCGCGGGACGTCGCCTCCAGGCGAGCCAGGGAGCTTTGCAACGCCGGGCGTGGCGTCGGCCCGGGGGGGCGATCGGTCTACCTCGACCTCACCGATGCCATCAAAGCCGAAGGTCGCGGCGCCATTGCTGCGCGCTACGGCAACTTGATGACGATGTACGAGCGGATCAGCGGCGACGACCCCTACAGCAAGCCGATGCGGATCTATCCCGCCCCCCACTACACAATGGGCGGCCTCTGGGTCGACTACCACCTGATGAGTTCGGTCCCAGGCCTCTTTGTGCTCGGGGAAGCGAACTACTCCGAGCATGGCGCCAACCGACTCGGGGCCAGCGCCTTGATGCAAGGGCTTGCCGATGGCTACTTCATCGCGCCGTCCACGGTCACGGCCTGGCTGGCGAGCACACCGGCCGAGGATCTCTCCACCGACCACCCGGCCTGCCGCGAGGCCCTGGAGAGCACACACACCCGGATCAGCCAATTGCTCAACAACAAGGGCAACACCCCGGTGGACAGCTTCCATCGCGAGCTAGGAAGCGTGATGATCGACCGCTGCGGCATCAGCCGCCATGCCAATGGCCTGCAGGAGGGGCTGCAGCAGGTGCGATCCCTGGAACAGCGCTTCGACACTGAAGTGCGGGTGCCCGGCGACGCCAGCGGTCCCAATGCCGAGCTGGAGAAAGCTCTGCGGGTTAAAGACTTCTTCGGGCTTGCCCAATTGATGCTGCGGGATGCCCTAGCCCGAGAGGAGTCTTGCGGCGCCCACTTCCGCGAGGAACACCAGAGTGAAGATGGTGAAGCTCGTCGCGACGATGCCAACTTCGCCCACATCGCGGCCTGGGAGCACAACACAGACGGAGAGCCGATCCGCCACAGCGAACCGCTGCAGTTCACCACGTTGCAACCCAGCACCCGGAGCTACAAATGAAACTCACCCTGCGCATCTGGCGCCAGAGCAGCGCCGATCAACCCGGGACACATCAGAGCTATCTACTGGAGAACGTCTCCCCCGATCTCTCCCTGCTTGAAGCACTTGATCAGCTCAATGAACAACTGATCAGCTCCGGAGAACGGCCCGTGAGCTTCGAGCACGACTGCCGCGAAGGGATCTGCGGCAGCTGCGGCTTCCTCGTGAATGGCCAGGCCCATGGACCTCGGACCGCCACATCGGTGTGCCAGCTGTATCTGCGGGAGTTCAGCGATGGCACGGTGCTGACCCTGGAGCCCTGGAGCGCACGAGCCTTCCCTCCAATCCAGGACCTGATGGTGGACCGCTCCGCCTTCGACCGCCTTATCGCCGCCGGGGGCTACTGCTCCACAGGCACTGGTCAGGCCCCGGATGGCAACGCCTTGCCGGTGGGGCGAGAGCAAGCCACTAGCGCCTTCAGCACAGCGACCTGCATCGGTTGTGGCGCCTGCGTCGCCAGCTGCCGCAATGCCTCAG
Proteins encoded in this region:
- a CDS encoding DUF3493 domain-containing protein, which gives rise to MSDNQRSKSSLDPALRERLLKESQTPWRGLRRLLWFALFASAGLGLFTMAFRASAGDSVELADFGIQGGALLLFTGLLWFDRDRSGSSGD
- a CDS encoding bestrophin family ion channel; translation: MLPSRGVVFETGSYGDPAATNQRDYWRVAFQLVKRAKFDLGMLVLMSAVLIPLDIHLKDWLLSTKAVAVLGIAMSIFIGFRNTQAISRWWEARTLWGSVVNKSRCWADGLRGLLSKQQWQSARTQHLVQLQVAIAWQLNFELRNFWHPDLQLMRQQLLHQLALPVNSTVRSLSAQRAMAIQQLAEEQWISERGRIHLLEISDAMTDAVGGLERIRNTPIPPPYDLFVRVINWVFGTQLLLSFESQGSPITGILLFFGFLIAERIGAYVEGPFDQDGSSFSMPLNTICVGISEDLMPSELDYGRYRPSRNPVFWN
- a CDS encoding succinate dehydrogenase cytochrome b subunit; protein product: MQAPNPMRIGSALSGLLLVLFLVVHLAGLLPALIAPVQFKNYATALHHQPWLPVLEAGLAATAAVHLSFTIVKTLRNRGAGNTAALRSRRGRPLAALASRSKVAAGIITLGFLTLHLQQLRWPRPADGLEREALLQVLQQPISLIVYAAGSLAIGLHLLHGAEAAHRNLGLLTPVNGPSIRWGGRLLASVIGGGFLLISLGLALGGLA
- a CDS encoding fumarate reductase/succinate dehydrogenase flavoprotein subunit, whose translation is MSSGWPDPRIPSGPLADAWRRTREGLPLISPLRKGQLDVLVVGTGLAGASAAATLAQQGYRVTVLSFHDSPRRAHSVAAQGGINAARSVAVDGDSVSRLFADTLKGGDFRARESGCQRLAEISSGIIDQCVAQGVPFAREYGGSLATRSFGGALVSRTFYARGQTGQQLLYGAYQALMRQVELGRVQLLTRRDVLELITVDGVARGVVARHLLSGELEVHTARTVLLCTGGYSNVYFLSTNALKSNTSAIWRAHCKGALFANPCFTQIHPTCIPSGDVFQSKLTLMSESLRNDGRVWLPKNPDETRSPDAIPEEERDYFLERLYPTYGNMTPRDVASRRARELCNAGRGVGPGGRSVYLDLTDAIKAEGRGAIAARYGNLMTMYERISGDDPYSKPMRIYPAPHYTMGGLWVDYHLMSSVPGLFVLGEANYSEHGANRLGASALMQGLADGYFIAPSTVTAWLASTPAEDLSTDHPACREALESTHTRISQLLNNKGNTPVDSFHRELGSVMIDRCGISRHANGLQEGLQQVRSLEQRFDTEVRVPGDASGPNAELEKALRVKDFFGLAQLMLRDALAREESCGAHFREEHQSEDGEARRDDANFAHIAAWEHNTDGEPIRHSEPLQFTTLQPSTRSYK
- a CDS encoding succinate dehydrogenase/fumarate reductase iron-sulfur subunit, producing MKLTLRIWRQSSADQPGTHQSYLLENVSPDLSLLEALDQLNEQLISSGERPVSFEHDCREGICGSCGFLVNGQAHGPRTATSVCQLYLREFSDGTVLTLEPWSARAFPPIQDLMVDRSAFDRLIAAGGYCSTGTGQAPDGNALPVGREQATSAFSTATCIGCGACVASCRNASASLFVAAKLAHLGQLPQGQPERARRADAMQRQMEEEGFGSCSSNLECEAVCPQEISADWISWMHREVRS